In one Sporomusa sphaeroides DSM 2875 genomic region, the following are encoded:
- the allC gene encoding allantoate deiminase, with translation MSTFDFGQETEKLLKWLGEFGKDPEGGVSRFLYKPEWTEAQRNLEKYMRQAGFAVHYDDVGNLFGRLEGSTYPEETILTGSHVDTVKNGGLYDGQFGIIAGIVALEYLKREYGQPLRNIEVVSIAEEEGSRFPYVYWGVKNILGIAKREDVENMVDFDGIPFTEAMRKAGFAFRPTERAVRKDLKAFLEVHVEQGGVLEIEKKSVGIVGHIVGQRRFTIEITGQANHAGTTPMGYRKDALHAASSIICAIMDITKGYGDPLVATVGKVEIEPNIVNVVPGKALFTLDARHTHKDVLVRFTEEVTAAMQEIASQAGVGIHIDMWMDVDPVPMDTGIVEIMKQQCEKDGLSYKMMHSGAGHDSQIMAPVIPTGMLFVPSHKGLSHSPLEYTDPRDLAQGVKALVGVLYELAYK, from the coding sequence ATGAGCACGTTTGATTTTGGACAAGAGACCGAGAAGCTTTTAAAGTGGCTAGGAGAATTTGGCAAAGATCCCGAAGGGGGAGTCTCACGTTTCCTGTATAAGCCTGAATGGACGGAAGCGCAAAGAAACTTAGAAAAATATATGCGGCAGGCAGGGTTTGCCGTGCATTATGATGATGTCGGCAATTTGTTTGGCCGGCTGGAAGGGTCAACATATCCGGAGGAAACCATTCTGACAGGTTCTCATGTCGACACCGTCAAAAACGGCGGGTTATATGACGGTCAATTTGGGATTATTGCCGGAATTGTTGCGTTGGAGTATTTAAAAAGAGAGTACGGACAACCGCTGCGCAACATTGAAGTGGTGTCCATAGCCGAAGAGGAAGGCAGCCGTTTTCCGTATGTTTACTGGGGCGTCAAGAATATCTTAGGTATTGCCAAACGGGAAGACGTGGAAAACATGGTGGATTTTGACGGCATACCGTTTACGGAAGCTATGCGCAAAGCCGGTTTTGCTTTCCGGCCGACAGAACGTGCTGTACGCAAAGACCTGAAGGCCTTTTTGGAGGTTCATGTAGAGCAGGGCGGCGTGCTGGAAATTGAAAAAAAATCGGTAGGTATTGTCGGGCATATTGTCGGACAGCGGCGTTTCACGATCGAGATTACCGGCCAGGCTAATCATGCCGGCACAACACCTATGGGCTACCGCAAGGATGCGCTTCATGCGGCCAGCAGCATTATCTGCGCAATTATGGATATAACGAAAGGCTATGGCGATCCGCTGGTTGCCACCGTAGGCAAAGTGGAAATCGAGCCTAATATTGTCAATGTTGTACCAGGCAAGGCTTTGTTTACGTTAGATGCGCGGCATACTCATAAAGATGTTTTGGTCAGGTTTACTGAGGAAGTGACTGCGGCAATGCAGGAAATTGCCTCCCAGGCAGGTGTGGGAATCCACATTGATATGTGGATGGATGTTGATCCGGTACCGATGGATACCGGCATCGTAGAAATTATGAAACAACAATGCGAAAAAGACGGCTTGAGTTACAAAATGATGCATAGCGGGGCAGGGCATGATTCCCAGATTATGGCGCCGGTAATACCGACCGGAATGCTGTTTGTGCCAAGTCACAAAGGCCTCAGTCATTCACCGTTAGAATATACCGATCCCCGCGACTTGGCGCAAGGGGTAAAGGCTTTGGTCGGGGTTTTATACGAGTTAGCTTATAAATAA